A portion of the Lolium rigidum isolate FL_2022 chromosome 1, APGP_CSIRO_Lrig_0.1, whole genome shotgun sequence genome contains these proteins:
- the LOC124675743 gene encoding LOW QUALITY PROTEIN: probable GTP diphosphokinase RSH2, chloroplastic (The sequence of the model RefSeq protein was modified relative to this genomic sequence to represent the inferred CDS: inserted 1 base in 1 codon), protein MSVPTMAVYTSPPSPLYASSELETTSRGSAAPCATAASPSPATSHRHAAVAGGLSRLFSSPTAAPRASTLDELSALWHDRSDDPALAARGGASXSCPQPSSSPSPLKWRDQLHHSPAPLFHSPASSPASRSPSASWLAGRDRDRLFSSFVRNALGSCIDYAPLTTSPLPVDAAELAFDLDDSLAEAEPSSEPYARDLLAGAQDRHRIFHDELVVKAFFEAEKAHRGQTRASGDPYLQHCVETAVLLAKIGANAAVVSAGLLHDTIDDSFMDYDHIFAMFGAGVADLVEGVSKLSYLSKLARDNNTASKTVEADRLHTMFLAMADARAVLIKLADRLHNMKTIEALPFVKQQRFAKETMEIFVPLANRLGIASWKEQLENICFEHLNPEEHKELSSKLVVYFDEALLTSTLDKLDKGLRDEGIQYHSVSGRHKSLYSIYSKMIKKNLTMDDVHDIHGLRLVVETEKDCYRALDIVHKLWPGGSGRFKDYILHPKVNGYRSLHTVIMCDGAHPFEVQIRTKEMHLQAEFGFAAHWRYKEGGCSHSFVLQMVEWARWVLTWQCEAMSKERPLGVRSSDSIESPCPFPLHSEECPYSYTRQYNHEGPIFVIMLEHDKMSVQELSANSTIVDLMERVSANGPRLSPYNFPLKEELRPKVNHHPVSDPNRTLCMGDVVELTPALPHKSLTEYREEIQRMYERGGFALATTRGSSTS, encoded by the exons ATGTCCGTGCCGACGATGGCCGTCTACACCAGCCCACCGAGCCCCCTGTAcgcgtcgtcggagctcgagacGACCTCCCGCGGCTCGGCGGCGCCCTGCGCAACGGCCGCCTCCCCGTCGCCGGCCACCTCccaccgccacgccgccgtcgccggcggtcTCTCCCGCCTCTTCTCCTCCCCGACCGCCGCGCCCCGCGCCTCAACGCTCGACGAGCTCTCCGCGCTCTGGCACGACAGATCCGACGACCcggccctcgccgcccggggcggGGCTT CCTCCTGCCCGCagccctcctcctcgccctcgccGCTCAAGTGGCGGGACCAGCTCCACCACAGCCCCGCCCCGCTCTTCCACAGCCCGgcctcctcgccggcctccaGGAGCCCCTCGGCCTCCTGGCTCGCCGGCCGCGACCGCGACCGCCTCTTCTCCAGCTTCGTGCGCAACGCGCTCGGCTCCTGCATCGACTACGCGCCGCTCACCACCTcacccctgcccgtcgacgccgccGAGCTCGCCTTCGACCTCGACGACAGcctcgcggaggcggagccgtcgAGCGAGCCTTACGCCCGAGACCTCCTCGCTGGCGCCCAGGACCGACACCGCATCTTCCATGACGAGCTCGTCGTCAAGGCCTTCTTCGAGGCCGAGAAGGCGCACAGGGGTCAG ACGCGGGCCAGTGGCGATCCCTACTTGCAGCATTGCGTGGAGACCGCCGTGCTTCTCGCCAAGATAGGCGCAAATGCCGCAGTTGTCTCTGCTGGCCTACTGCACGACACAATCGATGATTCTTTCATGGACTACGACCATATCTTCGCCATGTTCGGTGCAGGCGTGGCTGATCTTGTTGAAGGG GTCTCGAAACTAAGTTACTTGAGCAAACTTGCTCGGGACAACAATACTGCAAGCAAGACAGTTGAAGCAGATCGCTTGCATACGATGTTTCTTGCAATGGCCGATGCACGAGCTGTTCTCATAAAGCTAGCAGATCGTCTGCACAACATGAAGACGATAGAAGCTTTGCCTTTCGTAAAACAGCAAAGATTTGCTAAAGAGACTATGGAAATTTTTGTGCCATTGGCTAATAGGTTAGGAATTGCTAGCTGGAAAGAACAACTTGAAAACATTTGCTTCGAGCATTTGAATCCAGAAGAGCACAAGGAGCTTTCCTCGAAACTTGTGGTATATTTTGACGAAGCACTTCTTACATCTACTCTAGATAAACTTGACAAAGGTCTCAGAGATGAAGGTATTCAGTACCACAGTGTATCTGGCAGGCACAAGAGTCTGTACAGCATATACTCGAAGATGATAAA GAAGAACTTAACAATGGATGACGTGCATGACATTCATGGTCTACGTCTTGTCGTTGAGACAGAGAAAGATTGTTATCGAGCTCTTGACATTGTACATAAGCTGTGGCCCGGAGGTTCTGGGAGATTCAAGGACTATATACTGCATCCAAAAGTGAATGG GTATCGATCATTGCACACTGTTATTATGTGTGATGGTGCCCACCCATTTGAAGTTCAGATCCGAACAAAAGAAATGCATCTACAAGCAGAGTTTGGATTTGCAGCACATTGGAGATACAAAGAAGGCGGCTGCAGTCACTCCTTTGTACTCCAAATGGTGGAATGGGCGAGATGGGTACTCACATGGCAATGTGAAGCAATGAGCAAAGAGCGGCCCTTGGGTGTACGAAGTTCCGATTCCATTGAATCACCATGTCCTTTCCCCTTGCATTCAGAGGAATGCCCTTATTCTTACACCCGCCAGTACAACCATGAAGGCCCCATATTTGTGATCATGCTTGAACATGACAAG ATGTCTGTCCAAGAGCTCTCTGCAAATTCAACCATAGTTGATCTGATGGAGCGAGTCAGCGCGAATGGTCCAAGATTGAGCCCTTATAACTTCCCATTGAAAGAAGAGCTCCGGCCAAAAGTTAATCACCATCCCGTGAGTGATCCGAACCGGACGCTGTGCATGGGCGACGTGGTGGAGCTGACGCCTGCCCTCCCACACAAGTCACTAACCGAGTACAGGGAAGAGATCCAGCGCATGTACGAGCGAGGCGGGTTCGCCCTCGCCACCACCCGTGGCAGTTCAACAAGCTGA